DNA sequence from the Thermodesulfovibrionales bacterium genome:
CGTGCTCTCTCCTTCTTGACTGATCCTTCTTCCAATGGCCGATCCACGCCGTTAACAGTCATCTCATTACACATTCTATCAGGCTCGACGAAAAGAGATTATGAGGGAAATCATACTCCGACATCCTTTGCGGTCAAGGACGTTCTCAAGGGGCAATCCGAAAACCCCCAAGGGCTTTGCTATACTATCCCTATGAAGGTAAAGATAAAGCTCTTCGCAACGTTGCGGAACTATGGTCCAGAGGAACAGCTTGCAGAAC
Encoded proteins:
- a CDS encoding MoaD/ThiS family protein, whose product is RALSFLTDPSSNGRSTPLTVISLHILSGSTKRDYEGNHTPTSFAVKDVLKGQSENPQGLCYTIPMKVKIKLFATLRNYGPEEQLAELPENATLLDAIKLLKLPETIPLLRIVNGEHRQLTYLLTEGDEIALFPPIAGGRRESSFIDLL